A genomic segment from Lignipirellula cremea encodes:
- a CDS encoding FliA/WhiG family RNA polymerase sigma factor, producing MATTVAQADEILEVWKSYKVDPTNKELRNRLVERYLPLVKYNGERIWSRLPEGVELDDLISAGVFGLMDAIDAFDLSRGVKFETYCVPRIRGAMLDELRTMDWVPRLVRSKASKLGEATKTLEARHGRAPTEAELCEYLSLNREELEKMVTEANAVNLISLNKKWYETDSYKDVREIDILEDKKGEDPTRRVQKNDLMRLVTKGLNRNERLIIILYYYEELTMKEIGATLDLSESRVSQMHSSIVQRLQTQLGKRRPEFGT from the coding sequence ATGGCCACGACTGTTGCGCAAGCAGACGAGATTCTGGAAGTCTGGAAATCGTATAAAGTAGATCCCACCAACAAAGAATTGCGCAATCGACTCGTCGAGCGGTACTTGCCGTTGGTAAAGTACAACGGCGAGCGAATCTGGTCGCGGTTGCCCGAAGGCGTGGAACTCGACGATCTGATCTCCGCCGGCGTGTTTGGACTGATGGACGCGATCGATGCGTTCGACTTGTCCCGCGGCGTCAAGTTTGAAACTTACTGCGTGCCCCGTATCCGCGGCGCCATGCTCGATGAGCTCCGCACCATGGACTGGGTGCCCCGTCTGGTTCGCTCCAAAGCCAGCAAGCTGGGCGAAGCGACCAAGACCCTCGAAGCCCGCCATGGCCGCGCTCCAACCGAGGCGGAACTGTGCGAGTATCTCAGCCTCAATCGCGAAGAGCTGGAGAAAATGGTGACCGAGGCCAACGCGGTCAACCTGATCAGCCTCAACAAAAAATGGTACGAAACCGACAGCTATAAAGATGTCCGCGAAATCGACATCCTGGAAGACAAAAAGGGAGAAGATCCCACCCGTCGCGTCCAGAAAAACGATCTGATGCGGCTCGTCACCAAAGGGCTGAACCGGAACGAACGGCTGATCATCATCCTGTACTATTACGAAGAACTGACGATGAAAGAAATCGGCGCCACGCTCGATCTGAGCGAAAGCCGCGTCAGCCAGATGCACAGCAGTATCGTGCAACGCCTGCAGACCCAGCTCGGCAAACGCCGGCCTGAATTCGGCACCTGA
- a CDS encoding secretin N-terminal domain-containing protein, with product MSHRFRSVCGLFALLACLAATPCASAAESAFVGILALAVEDDVAEQLQLSDEVKAQLDMLIADREDAALELALRVKDLPPAEQQKELAPFIAASEQAGLALLSPAQRELLAQLQVRRTGMVSLADPETAAMLKLSPEQSLQVKQLLAERTVAMTQGGADQRDRVRADFERRLAAVLTKPQRVAWEVQAGLAPGEALAEQPLPAEQPADAVAPMEPAAPVQPAAPAVGARSPQSEGKLRFSFRYAPWQDVLDWFAEQADLSLVLDAPPAGTFNYTDNRDYTSAQAIDLLNSVLLTKGFTLVRRERMLMLINLEDGIPPALVERVDSEELDQRGQFELLSTLFQLKRMSPEEAETEIKKLLGPQGSIVVLPSAKQILVTETVGNLRTIRSVIEAVEKPPTVTDQKVHVFDLQNISADELLVVARQLLGLPEGLNAAPDGSIRIAVDPLGSRLFVSGLPDIVARFEEILKLTDVATGGPTGNLAIELPQLEVYPVANADPASVLQVMQTLLAGLPDVRLATDPKTGNLVALARPSEHATIRATLEQMQRDQSQVEVIQLRTVDPQLALIAINKLFGPAGEGGDSGAARVEADPVTRQLLIRGSQSQIDQIRSLLQKMGEDDSELADVDRGNVRIVPLTGRAADAALEQMEALWPTMRRNRIRVVTPSEEKTGLEQRAVRRGFEDPRDFRGDEGDDPSAAPTNPAPPGFEVYPPKAVKPPAEEAKPDAAKPDAAKPDAAKPEAVLPDAAKPAGGVPAASEQQAAAFRKALKASRVPDSAAPVFLAAFQKEAPADPPADTGPKAEIVVAPGPGGIVIASSDKEALDEFEDLMLSLSDQTISSGEDFTVYYLKYAKADIAAALLQQVITGQASDDGGGGGGGGGGGLMGDLASDMLGDMGGGLLGSLLGGDSGGGFSTSGAVSITPDTRLNALIVKANASDLDLVDQLLRVIDQKSSPENVETGGKPRMIALFYTNATEVANVVKQVYASRIDTGAAARPQQPSPEDFMRALRGGGGRGGRGGGGRDAAAEQIEKIGIGIDTRSNTLIVTASDPLFEEVKALVDQLDQAGRTESETLRVVTLKKANPELVQRALTSILGSSVTAGTTKASTTSAGASTPAATEQPRSEDIQAQMQRRIEFFNNLRGGGGGGSRGGFGGNRGGGGGGPRGGSSRGR from the coding sequence TTGTCGCACCGATTTCGTTCCGTCTGCGGGCTGTTCGCCCTGCTGGCCTGCCTGGCGGCGACGCCTTGCGCATCGGCTGCAGAGTCGGCTTTTGTTGGGATCTTAGCCCTGGCTGTGGAAGACGATGTCGCCGAGCAGCTGCAGCTTTCCGACGAGGTCAAAGCGCAGCTGGACATGCTGATCGCCGATCGGGAAGACGCCGCCCTGGAATTGGCGCTGCGCGTGAAAGACCTGCCGCCCGCGGAGCAACAGAAGGAGCTGGCGCCGTTTATCGCCGCATCAGAACAGGCCGGTCTGGCGCTGCTGTCGCCCGCCCAGCGTGAATTGCTGGCCCAGCTGCAGGTGCGTCGCACCGGAATGGTCTCGCTGGCCGATCCGGAAACGGCCGCCATGCTCAAACTGTCTCCCGAACAATCGCTCCAGGTGAAACAGCTGCTGGCCGAGCGAACCGTCGCCATGACCCAGGGCGGAGCCGACCAGCGGGACCGCGTGCGGGCCGATTTTGAACGCCGCCTTGCCGCCGTGCTGACCAAACCGCAGCGGGTCGCCTGGGAGGTCCAGGCCGGCCTGGCGCCGGGCGAAGCACTCGCCGAACAACCGTTGCCGGCGGAACAACCGGCCGATGCCGTCGCGCCGATGGAACCGGCGGCGCCCGTGCAACCGGCGGCCCCGGCCGTGGGAGCCAGGTCTCCGCAGAGCGAAGGGAAGTTGCGATTCAGCTTTCGTTACGCCCCCTGGCAAGATGTGCTCGACTGGTTCGCGGAGCAGGCCGATCTGTCGTTGGTGCTCGACGCCCCGCCGGCGGGAACCTTTAATTACACCGATAACCGCGACTACACGTCCGCCCAGGCGATCGACTTGCTCAATAGCGTGCTGCTGACCAAAGGTTTCACGCTGGTCCGCCGGGAACGGATGTTGATGCTGATCAACCTGGAGGACGGCATCCCGCCGGCCCTGGTGGAACGCGTCGATTCTGAAGAGCTTGACCAGCGCGGCCAGTTTGAGCTGCTCAGCACGCTCTTCCAGCTGAAACGGATGTCGCCTGAAGAAGCCGAAACCGAGATTAAAAAGCTGCTCGGTCCGCAAGGTTCGATCGTGGTGCTGCCGTCGGCCAAACAGATCCTGGTGACGGAAACGGTTGGCAATCTGCGGACGATCCGCTCCGTCATTGAAGCGGTCGAAAAACCGCCGACGGTGACTGATCAAAAGGTGCACGTGTTTGACCTGCAGAATATCTCCGCCGATGAGCTCCTGGTCGTGGCCCGCCAGCTGCTGGGTCTGCCGGAAGGTTTGAACGCGGCGCCCGACGGCTCGATCCGGATCGCGGTCGACCCGCTGGGATCGCGTCTGTTTGTGTCGGGCCTGCCCGATATTGTCGCCCGCTTTGAAGAGATCCTGAAACTAACCGACGTGGCGACCGGCGGCCCGACCGGGAATCTGGCGATCGAGCTGCCGCAGCTGGAAGTGTACCCGGTGGCGAACGCCGATCCGGCGTCGGTGCTGCAGGTGATGCAAACGCTGCTGGCCGGTCTGCCCGATGTCCGTCTGGCGACCGACCCCAAAACGGGGAACCTGGTGGCGCTGGCTCGTCCTTCGGAACACGCCACCATTCGCGCCACGCTGGAGCAAATGCAACGCGATCAAAGCCAGGTCGAAGTGATCCAGCTGCGCACCGTCGATCCGCAGTTGGCGCTGATCGCCATCAATAAACTGTTCGGCCCCGCTGGCGAAGGCGGCGATTCGGGCGCGGCCCGGGTGGAAGCCGATCCGGTCACGCGGCAGCTGCTGATTCGCGGTTCGCAGTCGCAGATTGATCAGATTCGCAGTCTGCTGCAGAAAATGGGGGAAGACGATTCCGAGCTGGCGGATGTAGACCGCGGGAACGTGCGCATTGTGCCGTTGACCGGACGCGCCGCCGACGCCGCGTTGGAACAAATGGAAGCGCTCTGGCCGACCATGCGGCGAAATCGGATCCGGGTCGTGACGCCTTCGGAAGAGAAGACAGGCCTGGAGCAGCGGGCCGTCCGTCGGGGTTTTGAAGACCCGCGTGATTTCCGCGGCGACGAAGGGGACGACCCGTCCGCCGCGCCGACGAACCCGGCGCCGCCGGGCTTTGAAGTCTACCCGCCCAAAGCAGTGAAACCGCCTGCGGAAGAGGCCAAACCCGACGCCGCCAAACCCGACGCCGCCAAACCTGACGCCGCCAAACCCGAGGCCGTGCTGCCCGACGCCGCGAAACCGGCAGGCGGCGTTCCTGCGGCCAGCGAGCAGCAGGCGGCCGCGTTTCGCAAGGCGTTGAAAGCGTCGCGCGTGCCCGATTCCGCGGCGCCGGTCTTCCTGGCCGCATTCCAGAAAGAGGCGCCGGCCGACCCGCCCGCCGACACAGGACCAAAAGCAGAGATCGTCGTCGCTCCGGGACCGGGCGGAATTGTCATCGCCTCCAGCGATAAAGAAGCGCTCGACGAATTCGAAGACCTGATGCTGTCGCTGTCCGACCAGACGATCTCTTCCGGCGAAGATTTTACGGTCTATTACCTGAAATACGCGAAAGCAGACATCGCGGCCGCCTTGCTGCAGCAGGTCATCACCGGCCAGGCCAGTGACGACGGCGGCGGAGGCGGAGGAGGCGGCGGAGGCGGTCTGATGGGCGACCTGGCTTCCGACATGCTGGGCGATATGGGCGGCGGCCTGCTGGGATCGCTGCTGGGCGGCGACAGCGGCGGCGGATTTTCCACCTCGGGTGCGGTCAGCATTACGCCCGACACCCGACTGAACGCGCTGATTGTCAAAGCCAACGCCAGCGACCTGGACCTGGTCGATCAGCTGCTGCGGGTGATCGATCAGAAGTCGAGTCCCGAAAACGTCGAAACGGGCGGCAAGCCGCGGATGATCGCACTCTTTTACACCAACGCCACGGAAGTGGCGAACGTCGTCAAGCAGGTCTATGCTTCGCGGATCGATACCGGGGCGGCGGCGCGTCCCCAGCAACCTTCGCCGGAGGATTTCATGCGGGCGCTCCGTGGCGGCGGTGGTCGCGGTGGTCGCGGCGGCGGAGGACGTGATGCGGCGGCCGAACAGATTGAGAAGATCGGCATCGGGATTGATACTCGCAGCAACACGTTGATTGTGACGGCCTCGGATCCGCTGTTTGAAGAGGTCAAAGCGCTCGTCGATCAGTTGGACCAGGCCGGCCGCACCGAGAGTGAAACGTTGCGCGTGGTGACGCTGAAGAAAGCGAACCCGGAACTGGTGCAGCGGGCGTTGACTTCGATTCTGGGATCGTCCGTCACCGCGGGAACCACAAAGGCGTCCACCACGTCGGCCGGCGCCTCGACCCCGGCAGCCACCGAGCAGCCGCGCTCGGAGGACATTCAAGCGCAGATGCAGCGTCGCATTGAGTTCTTCAACAACCTCCGTGGCGGCGGAGGGGGTGGATCGCGCGGCGGCTTCGGCGGCAATCGCGGCGGCGGCGGTGGCGGACCGCGCGGCGGTAGTAGTCGTGGTCGTTAA
- a CDS encoding inositol monophosphatase family protein: MTASKYGPILHSAVAAVQEAGEALRQEFHQQGGPEGTGGHAEIDERIEEQLRDRFRQLTPSFRIVGEELGSDFPDDPDSEQHCWVIDPNDGTRFYLSGFRGSSVSVALLRGGVPVLGVVYAYGAPTDHGDLFAWAEGETFERNGQPVQRAAWAKQLTPAHTVLVSQNADYHSTEFAAGTAPARFRACTSIAWRLALAAAGEGEAALSLSGPVAWDYAAGHALLKAVGGDLYNSQGEPITYTMLGHSSSGGVCAGGGPTARQLAQANWDGVFGARQRSTTSYDLVRPQRGDAIADVGLLDRAQGCLLGQLAGDSLGGLVEFETAAAIAARYPDKVTELADGGCWGNLAGQATDDSELALLLARTLVEVEQFDEDAIAAAYAFWFRSGPFDIGNTTRQALAAANKANNQGDSPAAASRAAASQSSQANGALMRISPLALFGHAAPPHELVAWAQADALLTHPHLVCQHASAVFVLAIQRALVTGDSPRELYDYTLAWAESSDIHADVLASLEQASSGRPAEYQQQMGWVRIALQNAFYQLLHAETAAEGIIDTVMQGGDTDTNGAIAGALLGAAHGASTLPSQWVDRLLTCRPLPKITPTKHPRPRAFWPVDALFLAERLLTAR, from the coding sequence ATGACCGCATCGAAATACGGCCCGATCCTTCATTCCGCCGTCGCCGCGGTGCAGGAAGCGGGCGAAGCCCTGCGACAAGAATTCCACCAGCAGGGCGGACCCGAAGGTACGGGCGGCCATGCCGAGATCGACGAACGGATCGAAGAGCAACTGCGTGACCGTTTCCGGCAGTTAACGCCCTCGTTCCGGATTGTGGGCGAAGAACTGGGCAGCGACTTCCCCGACGATCCCGATTCCGAGCAGCACTGCTGGGTCATTGATCCGAACGACGGCACCCGGTTCTATCTTTCGGGATTCCGCGGCAGCAGCGTATCGGTCGCTTTGCTCCGCGGCGGCGTTCCCGTGCTGGGCGTGGTGTACGCCTATGGCGCCCCGACCGACCACGGCGATCTGTTTGCCTGGGCCGAAGGGGAAACCTTTGAGCGAAACGGCCAGCCGGTGCAGCGGGCCGCCTGGGCGAAGCAGCTCACGCCGGCCCACACGGTGCTGGTCTCCCAGAACGCCGACTACCATTCGACCGAGTTCGCCGCAGGCACGGCGCCGGCCCGCTTTCGGGCCTGCACCAGTATTGCCTGGCGCCTGGCGCTGGCGGCCGCGGGCGAAGGCGAAGCGGCCTTGTCGCTCAGTGGACCGGTCGCCTGGGACTATGCAGCCGGGCACGCGCTATTGAAAGCGGTCGGCGGCGATCTGTACAACAGCCAGGGAGAGCCGATCACTTACACCATGCTTGGCCATAGCTCCAGCGGCGGGGTTTGCGCCGGCGGCGGACCGACGGCCCGTCAGCTGGCCCAGGCCAACTGGGATGGCGTGTTTGGCGCCCGTCAACGATCGACCACCAGTTACGATCTGGTCCGCCCCCAACGCGGCGACGCCATCGCCGACGTCGGCTTGCTCGATCGGGCCCAGGGTTGCCTGCTGGGACAGCTGGCCGGCGACTCGCTGGGGGGACTGGTCGAGTTTGAAACGGCCGCCGCGATCGCCGCCCGATATCCCGACAAGGTGACCGAGCTGGCGGACGGCGGTTGCTGGGGAAATCTGGCGGGACAGGCGACCGACGACTCCGAGCTGGCATTGCTGCTGGCCCGCACGCTGGTCGAAGTGGAACAGTTCGACGAGGACGCCATCGCCGCCGCCTACGCTTTCTGGTTCCGCTCCGGGCCTTTTGATATCGGCAACACCACCCGCCAGGCGCTGGCCGCCGCCAACAAGGCGAACAACCAGGGCGACTCGCCCGCCGCCGCATCGCGGGCCGCCGCCAGCCAGTCCAGCCAGGCGAACGGAGCGCTGATGCGGATCTCGCCTTTGGCCCTGTTCGGCCATGCCGCCCCGCCGCACGAACTGGTCGCCTGGGCCCAGGCCGATGCGCTGCTCACCCATCCGCACCTGGTATGCCAGCACGCCAGCGCCGTGTTTGTCCTGGCGATCCAGCGAGCGCTCGTCACGGGCGATTCGCCACGGGAACTGTACGACTACACGCTCGCCTGGGCCGAGTCGTCGGACATCCACGCCGACGTGCTGGCTTCGCTGGAACAGGCCAGCTCCGGGCGGCCTGCCGAATACCAGCAGCAGATGGGCTGGGTGCGGATCGCCCTGCAGAATGCTTTCTACCAGTTGCTGCACGCCGAAACGGCCGCAGAGGGGATCATCGACACGGTAATGCAAGGCGGCGACACCGACACCAACGGAGCCATCGCAGGAGCCCTGCTGGGCGCCGCGCACGGGGCAAGCACGCTGCCGTCGCAATGGGTCGACCGACTGCTGACCTGTCGACCGCTGCCCAAGATCACGCCGACCAAACATCCGCGGCCCCGCGCCTTCTGGCCGGTCGACGCCCTGTTCCTCGCCGAGCGATTACTCACGGCACGGTAA
- the ettA gene encoding energy-dependent translational throttle protein EttA, with translation MGKKYIYSIENLIKKHGQREVLKNIWLSFYPGAKIGVLGRNGSGKSTLLRIMAGQDTDFDGDARLADGFTCGYLAQEPQLNPAKDVRGNVEEAVAHRRKVLDRYNEISMLLGEPLDDDKMQKLCDEMARLQDQIDADNLWELDRQMEIAMDAMNLPPSDSGVENLSGGERRRVALCKLLLEKPDMLLLDEPTNHLDAESVQWLERHLHEYTGTVVAVTHDRYFLDNVAGWILELDRGQGIPWEGNYSSWLAQKADRLAREEKSAKARARTLAMELEWIRAAPRARQAKSKARIAAYDKLVQQQFEDRVEEFEIQIPPGKPLGQLVVDAKDVRKGYGDNLLIENLTFRLPPGGIVGVIGPNGAGKTTLFRMLTGVEQPDSGTLQVGETVQFGYVDQSRDALDPEKTVYQEISGGHETIEMGGRKINARAYVSRFNFKGTDQEKKVGTLSGGERNRVHLAALLRKGSNVLLLDEPTNDLDVDTLRALEEAILNYAGCVVVISHDRWFLDRIASHILAFEGDAYVHWCEGNFQTYEEQRRQRLGIDPDAPPRFRYRKLVQ, from the coding sequence ATGGGTAAGAAATACATTTATTCGATTGAGAACCTGATCAAGAAGCATGGTCAGCGCGAAGTCCTCAAAAACATCTGGCTGTCGTTCTACCCGGGCGCCAAAATCGGCGTGCTCGGTCGGAACGGCTCTGGCAAGAGTACGCTGCTGCGCATCATGGCGGGACAGGACACGGACTTTGACGGCGACGCCCGTCTGGCCGATGGCTTTACCTGCGGCTACCTGGCGCAGGAACCGCAGCTGAACCCGGCGAAGGATGTCCGCGGCAACGTCGAAGAGGCCGTCGCCCATCGCCGTAAGGTGCTGGATCGCTATAACGAAATCAGCATGCTCCTGGGCGAGCCGCTGGACGACGACAAAATGCAGAAGCTGTGCGATGAAATGGCCCGCCTGCAGGACCAGATCGACGCGGATAACCTGTGGGAACTGGATCGGCAGATGGAAATCGCCATGGATGCGATGAACCTGCCGCCCAGCGACTCGGGCGTTGAAAACCTCAGCGGTGGTGAACGTCGCCGCGTGGCGCTGTGCAAGCTGTTGCTGGAAAAGCCCGACATGCTGCTGCTCGACGAACCGACGAACCACCTTGACGCCGAATCGGTGCAGTGGCTGGAACGTCACCTGCACGAGTACACCGGCACCGTTGTCGCCGTGACGCACGATCGCTACTTCCTGGACAACGTCGCCGGCTGGATCCTGGAACTCGACCGCGGCCAGGGCATCCCGTGGGAAGGGAACTATTCTTCCTGGCTGGCGCAGAAAGCAGACCGCCTGGCCCGGGAAGAAAAATCCGCCAAGGCCCGCGCCCGCACCCTCGCCATGGAACTGGAATGGATCCGCGCCGCCCCTCGCGCCCGCCAGGCGAAGAGCAAGGCGCGTATCGCCGCGTACGACAAACTGGTGCAGCAGCAGTTTGAAGATCGGGTCGAGGAGTTTGAAATTCAGATTCCGCCCGGCAAACCGCTGGGCCAGCTGGTCGTCGACGCCAAGGACGTCCGCAAAGGTTATGGCGATAACCTGCTGATTGAGAACCTCACCTTCCGCCTGCCGCCTGGCGGCATCGTCGGGGTGATTGGCCCCAACGGCGCCGGCAAAACGACCCTGTTCCGCATGCTGACCGGAGTCGAGCAGCCGGACAGCGGAACGCTGCAGGTCGGGGAAACGGTCCAGTTTGGTTACGTCGACCAGTCCCGCGACGCGCTGGACCCGGAGAAGACCGTCTATCAGGAGATCTCCGGCGGCCACGAAACGATCGAAATGGGCGGACGCAAGATCAACGCCCGGGCGTACGTTTCGCGGTTCAATTTCAAAGGCACCGACCAGGAGAAAAAGGTCGGCACGCTTTCCGGCGGGGAGCGGAACCGGGTGCATCTGGCCGCCCTGCTGCGCAAGGGATCGAACGTCCTGCTGCTGGACGAACCGACGAACGACCTCGACGTGGACACGTTACGCGCGCTCGAAGAAGCGATCCTGAACTACGCCGGCTGCGTGGTGGTGATCAGCCATGATCGCTGGTTCCTGGACCGCATCGCCTCGCACATTCTGGCCTTCGAAGGAGACGCCTACGTGCACTGGTGCGAAGGCAACTTCCAGACATACGAAGAACAGCGACGCCAGCGGCTGGGCATCGACCCCGACGCCCCGCCCCGTTTCCGTTACCGGAAACTGGTGCAATAG
- a CDS encoding PIG-L family deacetylase — MTQKETAWPQLDVIAVGAHPDDVEIACGGTLAGLVRQGYRVGIIDLTDGEPTPLSPGPEVRLAEAARAAEVLGVHKRITLDLPNRRLFDTFEARVALAKEFRKYRPSVVIGFGDKTPMASPDHWQAMQITDAGVFYSRLTKWEDEFDGLAPHTVPSQLYFRLAFEPPMLNGYASHFTMDITDTLERKLESVRCYATQFPPQKAYVFDRIRGAAMTAGAAAGFLAGETFVCTRMLGGRNLMKMVFPE; from the coding sequence ATGACGCAGAAAGAAACCGCCTGGCCGCAGCTTGATGTGATCGCCGTGGGCGCGCATCCCGACGATGTGGAGATCGCTTGCGGCGGTACGCTGGCCGGTCTGGTGCGGCAAGGATATCGCGTCGGCATTATCGATCTGACCGATGGCGAACCGACGCCGTTATCGCCTGGGCCCGAAGTGCGGCTGGCCGAGGCGGCCCGTGCGGCCGAAGTACTGGGAGTGCACAAGCGGATTACGCTCGACCTGCCGAACCGGCGGCTGTTTGATACGTTTGAGGCCCGCGTGGCGCTGGCGAAAGAGTTTCGCAAGTACCGCCCTTCGGTGGTGATCGGCTTTGGCGACAAAACGCCGATGGCGTCGCCTGACCACTGGCAGGCGATGCAGATCACCGACGCCGGCGTATTTTACTCGCGACTGACCAAGTGGGAGGACGAGTTCGACGGCCTGGCGCCGCATACGGTGCCATCGCAACTGTATTTCCGCCTGGCGTTTGAGCCGCCCATGCTGAACGGTTACGCCAGCCACTTTACGATGGATATTACCGACACGCTGGAGAGAAAGCTGGAATCGGTGCGGTGCTATGCGACGCAGTTTCCTCCCCAGAAAGCGTACGTGTTTGACCGGATCCGCGGCGCCGCCATGACGGCCGGCGCGGCCGCCGGATTCCTGGCCGGAGAAACGTTCGTCTGCACCCGCATGCTGGGCGGTCGCAACCTGATGAAAATGGTCTTTCCTGAATAA
- a CDS encoding radical SAM protein: MTIHQLHTEHQRRFEANRFVYPVLSRRSGGLSLGVNLNPDKVCNFDCIYCQVDRSVQGESRFVETPALLAELRDMLQLTASGEIYQTEKFRNTPAAWRRLNDMAFSGDGEPTTYRNFDEIIAACAQLKREAGLGEVKMVLITNASMFHRPHVQRGLQLLDANQGEIWAKLDAGTAEYFKLVDRTPIAFAQILENITQAAQVRPLVIQSLFMRVNQEPPSTAELEAYCDRLNEVVAQGGRLSLVQVYTIARRPAESYVASLSDAEVDAIVERVQRRTGLVAAPFYGA, from the coding sequence ATGACGATTCATCAACTCCATACCGAACACCAGCGCCGTTTTGAGGCGAACCGGTTCGTTTACCCGGTGCTGAGCCGGCGGTCCGGCGGCTTGTCGCTGGGGGTGAATTTGAATCCCGACAAGGTCTGTAACTTCGACTGCATCTACTGCCAGGTCGATCGCTCCGTGCAGGGCGAATCCCGCTTTGTCGAAACGCCCGCCCTGCTGGCGGAACTGCGCGACATGCTGCAGCTGACGGCCTCGGGCGAGATCTATCAGACCGAAAAGTTCCGCAACACGCCGGCCGCCTGGCGACGCCTTAATGATATGGCGTTCTCCGGCGACGGCGAACCGACGACCTACCGGAACTTCGACGAAATCATCGCCGCCTGCGCCCAGCTGAAACGGGAAGCAGGTCTGGGCGAAGTGAAAATGGTGTTGATCACCAACGCCAGCATGTTCCATCGTCCGCATGTGCAGCGGGGCCTGCAACTGCTCGACGCGAACCAGGGCGAAATCTGGGCCAAGCTCGATGCGGGCACGGCCGAGTACTTCAAGCTGGTTGATCGCACGCCGATTGCGTTTGCGCAGATCCTGGAGAACATCACCCAGGCGGCGCAAGTCCGGCCGCTGGTGATCCAGTCGCTGTTCATGCGTGTGAACCAGGAACCGCCGTCGACGGCCGAGCTGGAGGCGTACTGCGACCGATTGAATGAGGTGGTCGCCCAGGGCGGCCGGTTGTCGCTGGTGCAGGTGTATACGATCGCCCGGCGGCCGGCGGAAAGTTACGTCGCTTCGCTGAGCGATGCGGAAGTCGACGCGATTGTGGAACGGGTCCAGCGCCGCACCGGGCTGGTTGCCGCTCCCTTTTACGGCGCTTAG